Sequence from the Qipengyuania gaetbuli genome:
GGCATGGACGACGACGTCCGCAAGGAAGCGGCCAAGATCTTCAAGAAGCAGGGCATGGAACTGCGCCTGTCGACCAAGGTCACCGGCTGCACGGTCAAGGGCAAGAAGGCCACGCTGACGCTCGAACCCGCCGCCGGGGGCGAAGCCACGACGCTGGATGCGGATTGCGTGCTGGTGTCGATCGGCCGCCGTCCGAATACGCAGGGCCTCGGCCTCGAGAACATCGGCCTCGAAGTGAACCAGCGCGGCCAGATCGAAACCGACCACGATTTCCGCACCAAGGTCGATGGCGTCTGGGCCATCGGCGACGTCGTTCCCGGCCCCATGCTCGCACACAAGGCCGAGGATGAAGGCATCGCCTGCGCCGAAAACGTGGCGGGCCTGACCGGCATCGTGAACCACGACATCATCCCGGGGGTGGTCTACACTTGGCCCGAATTCGCCGGTGTCGGCCTGACCCAGGACGAAGCCATCGAGAAGATGGGCGGCGACAAGGCCAAAGTGAAGATCGGCAAGTTCCCGATGATGGCGAACAGCCGTGCCAAGACCAATCACGAGCCCGACGGCTTCGTAAAGATCATCGCCGAGGCTGAAAGCGACCGCGTGCTGGGTGTCTGGGCGATCGCCAGTGTCGCCGGCACGATGATCGCGCAGGCCGCACAGGCCATGGAATTCGGCGCAACGTCGGAAGACATCGCCTATACCTGCCACGCCCACCCGACGCATTCCGAAGCGATCAAGGAAGCGGCGATGGCGGTGCAGGGCAAGCCGATCCACATCTGATGCATTCCGGCGGTACCGGACGATGAACGACCGGTACCGCCTGATGCTCCCGCTGGCCGTCCCTGCCCTTGCGGGACTGGCCCATCTCGCAGCATCCGGCGCGCCTGCGCACTACCTTGCAGTCAATGGCGGCGCACTGCTGCTGGCATTTGGCTGGATAGCTACCGGACGGCTTCCCGATAGCGAAATCGCCAAGCGCGTCTTGCCGGCAGTCCTGCTCGCCCTGTTCGCCCTGCCCTTGCTCGCTGGCCCCGACATCGAGGGCGTGCGGCGCTGGCTCCCGCTCGGCCCGCTATCACTCCATGCGGGAATGCTCCTCATCCCGTTTCTCGGCTGTCTGTGCGCGCGCGATCCACGCTACGGTCGCTGGGTTCTTGGCGCAGCCATGGGCGTCGCCCTGCTCCAGCCCGATGCGGCGAGTGCGGCTGCCTTGACGCTTGTCGCTGCAGCGCTCGCGTGGATGCACCGCACGCCGTTCTTCGCCGCCATCACGGCGCTTGGCCTTGCAGCTTGCGTAATCGCGTTCGGACTTGGCAACCTGCCTCCCCAGCCCTTCGTCGAGCACGTATTTGCCGACGTCTGGGCGGTGCAGCCCTTGATTGCCCTCTCCCTTGTTGCGGCAGTCGCAACCGGCCTTGTCCTGCTTTTGATTTCGCGGACCATGCCCCGCGAGGAGAGATTTGTGCTGGCCGCCGCCATGACCGGTTTCACAGCGATGTCCCTCATCGGAAACTACCCGACGCCCCTCCTCGGCTATGGCGCGGCGTCAATCCTCGGCTTCGGGCTTGCCTTGGGTGCGGTCCCGCGCAACTATCGGTGTTCGACCGAGGAATGACCGCCAGGAGCGGCGCGCGGGGGGAGACGCAATGGCCTATCCGAAACTGACCAAGAAACCCGGCGCGCTGGAAACGGCAGCGGCCGTCGCGAAAGGCGAGATGTCTCCGTTGGAGGCGGTCGATGAGGCAATCGCGCGGATCGAACATCTCGATACGCATATAAACGCCGTGGTAGTCTGCGATTTCGATCGCGCGCGCGCCACTGCCCGCGCGATGACCGGGGGTAAACCGGCTGCCGGGCAGACCCTGTTCGGCGTGCCGATGACGATCAAGGAAAGCTTCGATATCGAAGGCCTGCCCACGTGCTGGGGGCACACCGCCTACGCGGACAGCATCGCGTCTGCCGATTCCGCAGTGGTTCGCAAGCTCAAGGCAGCGGGCGTCATCTTCCTCGGCAAGACCAATGTCCCGCCCGATCTGGCGGACTGGCAATCGAACAATCCCGTATACGGTCGGACCAACAATCCGCACGATCACGAACGTTCACCGGGCGGATCGTCGGGCGGCTCCGCAGCGGCCGTGGCCAGTGGCATGGTGCCGTGCGAATTCGGGACCGACATCGGCGGTTCGGTCCGCGTGCCCGCCCATTTCTGCGGGGTCTGGGGTCACAAGTCGAGCTGGGGGCTGATCAGCAAGGAAGGCCACGACCACCCGCTCGTCGCCGGGCTCGGCGCCCATGATGGCGCGCTTTCGATTGCCGGACCGCTCGCCCGCAACGCAGCCGATCTCGCCGCGCTCGTGACTATCACGAGCGAACGCCCCCTTCATACCGAGCGCAAGTCGGTGAAAAAGATGCGACTGCTGGCCCTGACCGGCCATCCGGCCTGTCCGACCGACGAGAGCGTGAGGGTTCCGCTCGAAGAAGCCTTTGCCGCGCTGGAGGCCGAAGGCGCACAGGTCGACCGCACCAGCGATCTCCTGCCCGACCTTGCCCACCAGCAGGCCGACTACATGCGGATGCTCAATGTCGCGATGGCTCGCGGGGCGCCTGGACCAAGTGGCAAGCGCGCGAGTGCGACCGACTGGTTCGACCTGCTCGACGAACAATATCGCAACGAGGCGGCCTGGGCGCAGCTGTTCGAGACCTATGACTATGTTCTCGCCCCGCCTGCTCCCGTCCTCGCGGTCCCGCATAGCGAGGGGCGGATCTTCGATGGCGAGATTGAGGTGGACGGACAACCGGTTCGCGGGGCTGCCGGGCTGTGCTGGGCCGGCCTTGCAACCTTCCCCAACCTTCCGGCGACCATCCTTCCGGTGGGCGGGACGGGCAACCTGCCCTGCGGCATGCAGGTAATGGGCCCCCGCTGGTCCGATCTTTCCACCATCGCGGCAGCAGAAGCGATCGGGCAGGTGTTGCACTCCTGAGCGCCTCGCCCCATGCGGGGCCCACAAGGACAGGAGAAGTATCGTGGGTCACCAGCGCGTCATGCGGCGCTTTGCGAAATGGCATATCTGGCTTGGATGGCTGGTCGGCGTTCCCGTCCTCATGTGGACGGTCACGGGCCTGGTCATGGTCATCACGCCGATCGAGGAAGTGCGCGGCAACCACCTGCGCATCGAATCCCCGCCCAGCCCGCTGCCCAGCGACACGGAGATTGCCGTTGCCCTTCCCGCCGACGGGGAGCGACCCGTACGGTCGGTAAGCACGCAGATGGAACGCGGCGAGACGATTACCCGCATCACCTACATGGACGGCACGAGCGAACGATATCGCGCCGATGGAACCCAGATGTCGCCGCTGTCCGATGTCGAGGCGCGCATGATCGTCTCGAAGGAAATCCGCGGCGGCGACAAGGTCGTCGGCACGAAGCGCTTCGATGCCGAGAACGTGCCGTTCGATTTCCGTCGCCCCATGCCCGTGTGGCAGGTGGCGCTGGAAGACGGCACCCATGTCTACGTCGGCACCGAGACGGGCAATGTAGAGGCGGTGCGCACGCGCTGGTGGCGCACTTTCGACTTCATGTGGGGCCTGCACATCATGAACCTGCAGACGCGCGAGCTCGACGACCAGAGCGGTTTCAACTACGCCATGCTGGTATTGTTTGCCGCGCTCGGCGTGATCGGATCGATCCTCGGCTGCATCCTGATGTTCCGCCGCCGCAAGGCGCGCCCGGTGCCGCTGATCGACAAGTGATCCGATGAACGAGGAAATCCTCACCCCGGTCCTCGACTGGCTCGACCTTGCGGGCGTGGCGATTTTCGCGCTGACCGGCGCACTGGTCGCGGCGAAGGAAAAGCAGACGCTTGTCACGCTGTCCTTCTTCGCGCTGATCACCGGCGTGGGTGGCGGCACGATCCGCGACCTGCTGATAGAGGCTCCGGTGTTCTGGATCGCCGATCCGTGGGTCGCGGCAATCTGCCTCGGCATGGCGCTGTTCGCATGGTTCACCCCCACCCGCTGGTGGGAGGGCCGCTTCCTCTCGATCGTCGACGGCCTGGGGCTCGCTGCCTACGCCGTGCTGGGCACGGCAAAGGCGCTGGAATACGGCGTACCGCCCGTCCCGGCCTTCCTTATGGGGGTCATTACCGGCTGCGCGGGTGGTATCATCCGCGACGTGATTGCCGGACGCCCGTCCATCCTGATGCGCCCGGAACTCTATGTCACGGCGGCAGCACTGTCGGCCGCGCTGACCGTGGCAGGCGGCATGGCCGGGTTCGAGCGCTGGTATGTCTGGATCGCGGCGACAGTGGCCGGGTTCGGCCTGCGCCTCGCCGCGATCAGGTGGAACCTTGCCCTCCCCGCCTATGACGAGCGCGGGGCGAGCAAGGATTAAGCCTCAGATAGCCTTGCCGGGGTAGCCGGTGCCGACGTCGAGATCTGCATCGACGGGCTCGTCGCCCTCGATCGGGCCGCCCGGATAGGGCGGCTGGGCACCCTGTTCCGCGGGTGTGGCGGACTGGCGATCCACCCGATCCCATTCCGCGGCATAGCGTTCGTCGTCCCACTGGCGATCATCGGGAGCGCGGGCGAATTCCTCGTCACCGCCCTGCTCGTCGCGCCAGCTGCCACGCGATCCGAAATCGACGTTTTCGATCCGGCCGTCCTCGCCGATGGCGCAGGAGAAGGCCTCGCCATCTGAAACCGTGCCGGAGATTTCCCATCCCCGCGGCGTGCGGTTGGCACGATCGACCGTTTCCACGCGGCGGTCGCGCTCGACTTCCTCGACGCACATGCTGACCGCACGGTCGATACCGCGCCCATCGTCCCAGCGCGACTGGTCGCGGCGCTGTTCGGGATAGCGCCAGTCGCGGTCGCGATAGCGGCGATCGTCGTCGCGCTTGGCGCGGTTGGCGATGGCCGCGATGCCGCCAATGATGAGGACGCCGGTCAGCACGTCGCCGAGGCCTGGACCGCGATGATGGCGATAGCGGCGATAGCGATGGTTCTCGTAGGTCTGGTCGGCAGGGTCGTAGGTGGTCACGCCTTCGGCCTGCGCCGGGGAAGAGGTGACGACCGGAAGGTGCGCGGCATAGGCCGGGCTGGCGACAAGCGAAGCGGTGGCAAGCAGCGCGGGCGCAGCGGCCCAGGTGCGGAACAGCGACATTGGAAGTGGTCCCTTCGATGGCGCGCCCCACCCGGCGCAAGTCTCAACTAGCGTGGCAGTATCCCGTCGCGCATTTAGCACGGCTGAACCGGACAAAAGAAGACGGCCCGAACCACTGGGGTCCGGGCCGTTTCCTGGTGGTCTGGTTTATCAGCGCAGTCCGCGAATTCCGTCGAAATTCACGTGGCTGACACGGCCCCGCTCGATGTAGCAGGTGAACTTGCCGCGATCCTCGCCGCGATAGCCGCGACGGTCGTAACGTCCATAGCGGTCGTCACGGTCATAGCGGTCATAGCGGTCATAGCGGCCGTAGTTGCCGTAGCGGCCCCGTTCGCCATCGACCACGATGCGGCCCTTGACCCTCCAGCCGTAACGGGTGTCATCCACGTCGCGGATGTCGGTTACCTGGGCATAGCGGTAGCCGGAACGGCGCGCGTCCCTGGTCGCGGCATTGACGCAGCGTTCGACAGCGGCGCGCGGGTTACCACGGCTGCGATAGGCATCGCGGCGATAGTCGTAACCGTCGCGATAGTAACGGCCATCGCGGTAGTAACGACCGTCGCGGTAATAGTCGCGGTCCTTGCTGGCTGCGCTGGCGACGGCGGCGATACCGCCGATGATCACGGCGCCGGCAATCACGTCGCCGACGGAAATGCCGTCGTCGCGGTCGCGGGCCTGCGCCGGGGTGGCACCTGCAAGCGCCATTGCACCAACGGCTGCGGTTGCGATCCCACCCTTCGCAAATGTCTTTGTCTTGTTGCTCATGTGAGGTGCTCCTCATCTCTACCGGGGCGGGATTGCCTCGGTCGATTGAGGTTCTATGCGAGTCGCACTGAGGTGACGCTGAATCGCCCAAGCAGCCTATGTTCAGAAAACTAACGCTTTTGCTGAACGTCTATTTCCCAAGCGATTCAAGCACATCGCGCGTGAACGCGGCGATATCGAAGCGATAACCTGTCGGATCTTCGCCCCTGCGCACAATCACGACGTTCATGCTGGGGACAATCACGACGTACTGGCCGCGATTGCCGAAGGCGGCGAAAGTATCGGCAGGCACACCCTCGGACTTGTTGAGCAGCCAGAACCCCGCGCCATAGCCGAACGGGCCGTCCGGCTGCGGGCCGCTGGGTGAGGAGACATACTGCACCCAGCCTTCGGGCAGGATACGCGTTCCGTCGCTCGCAACGCCGTCATTGAGGTAAAGCTCGCCCAGTTTCGCCAGATCGTTCGCGCTCGTCCAGACCTGGCTGGAAAGCACATAATTTCCTCGCCAGTCATATTCGGGGATGGTGTCCCGCATGCCGAACGATGCCAGGACTTCTCGCGGCGGATGGGCGGCAAAGCTGTCCTTGATAGCGGCGATGGCCGCCAGTGTGTCGTTGTTCGCATATCGATAGACCGTCCCGGGAGTGTGGATCAGCGGCCAGTTCTGCGCGCGCTCGTCAACCGTCGTACCGCCCCAATAGAGCGGATCGGTGCGGTTGCCCGGAGTATCGGAATAGCGACCCGTGGCCATCCGCAGGGCATGGTCGATCGTGATTTCACGACGAGGATCGAGATTGCTTTCTCCGCCCAGGCGCGCCGAATCCCCAACCGCCGTCTCTCCACGTTCCACCGCTGCACCCACGATGGTGGCGGCAATGCTCTTGGCCACGGACCAGGTGCGTTGCGGGGTGAAAAGCGTGAATTCGGGATGCGTGGCCCAATCGACAGGCTTGCCAGCCCGCGTGACGAGAACGGCCGTCGTACGTGTTCCTGCCCCATAGAGCCCCTCGAACGAGGCCGCCAACACTGCATTCGATGGGCCTTCGGGTGCCGGCGGCACTGCGAAGCTCATCGGGCTCGCAGGTTCCTCGCCAAGCCTCGTATAAGTGCCACCGGGCGGCTTCATGCCTATCGGCATCACGGAGCAACCTGACCCCGGAAAATGCTTCGCCGAGCGTGGAGGCATATCCTCGGCCCAGGTGACTTCCACACGGTTGATCTTGCCCAACCCGTCGTCGCCGTCCCGGATGATCGTAAAGGGCAAATCCTGGACGATCTCGTCAAGCGGAGCCTGAATGCCGGTGAGCTCCCACGCATGAACGCTTTCGGGTGTGCGCGTGGAACCGGTCCATTCGGCATTGGCGATCGCGCTGCACAGGAACAGCGCCTTGTATCCGGCCGCAAGCGCGCGGTCGTAGCGGGCGTCGATTTCCTCCTGCGTGGTCGACTGGGCGGCAAGCGGGGTGGCGGCGAGCAGCGCGGCGGCGGCAAGGGCGTTTCTGATCATGCGCGCCTTGTGACACGCCTTTCGCAAGAGGCAAAACAAAAGGGCCGGAGAGTTTCCTCTCCGGCCCCGCTTGTCTGGTTGTGGCGAAGCTTACGCTTCTTCCAGTTCCTCGTCGTTCATGACGGGGCCGCTGTCCTGGCCCTTGGCGTCGACGTCGCGGTCGACCAGCTCGATCACGGCCATCTGGGCTGCGTCGCTGCCGCGGTAGCCGGCCTTGATGATGCGGGTGTAACCCCCTTCACGATCGGCATAACGCTCGGCGAGGACGTCAAAGAGCTTCTTGAGCTGCGTTTCGTCCTGCAGGCGGCTCTGTGCGAGACGACGGTTCGAAAGACCGCCACGCTTTGCCAGCGTGATCAGCTTTTCGATGTAGGGACGCATTTCCTTCGCCTTGGGAGCGGTGGTCATGATCTGCTCGTGCTTGATGAGCGAGGCAGCCATGTTGCGGAACATCGCATTGCGGTGGCCGGTCTTGCGCTGCAGCTTACGGCCGGAAATCTTGTGACGCATTGTACTTCCTTCTTCGTTCGAAAAGGGCCCGTTCGAGGTAGCCCAGTGCTGGCGGCGCTTTCCCGGATGTGGGAGGTGCGCCGCCGGTACCTGTGATTAGCCGAGAAGTTCCTGTTCGAGCTTCTTGGCCATTTCTTCGATGTTCTCCGGCGGCCAGCCAGGGATGTCCATGCCGAGGCGCAGGCCCATCGAGGAAAGGACTTCCTTGATCTCGTTGAGCGACTTGCGGCCGAAGTTCGGCGTACGGAGCATCTCGGCCTCGGTCTTCTGGACCAGGTCGCCGATGTAGATGATGTTGTCGTTCTTGAGGCAGTTCGCCGAGCGGACCGACAGTTCCAGCTCGTCGACCTTCTTGAGGAGGTAACGGTTGAGCTGGTTGGTGTCGCTTTCCTGCGGCT
This genomic interval carries:
- a CDS encoding serine hydrolase domain-containing protein yields the protein MIRNALAAAALLAATPLAAQSTTQEEIDARYDRALAAGYKALFLCSAIANAEWTGSTRTPESVHAWELTGIQAPLDEIVQDLPFTIIRDGDDGLGKINRVEVTWAEDMPPRSAKHFPGSGCSVMPIGMKPPGGTYTRLGEEPASPMSFAVPPAPEGPSNAVLAASFEGLYGAGTRTTAVLVTRAGKPVDWATHPEFTLFTPQRTWSVAKSIAATIVGAAVERGETAVGDSARLGGESNLDPRREITIDHALRMATGRYSDTPGNRTDPLYWGGTTVDERAQNWPLIHTPGTVYRYANNDTLAAIAAIKDSFAAHPPREVLASFGMRDTIPEYDWRGNYVLSSQVWTSANDLAKLGELYLNDGVASDGTRILPEGWVQYVSSPSGPQPDGPFGYGAGFWLLNKSEGVPADTFAAFGNRGQYVVIVPSMNVVIVRRGEDPTGYRFDIAAFTRDVLESLGK
- a CDS encoding amidase family protein, which encodes MAYPKLTKKPGALETAAAVAKGEMSPLEAVDEAIARIEHLDTHINAVVVCDFDRARATARAMTGGKPAAGQTLFGVPMTIKESFDIEGLPTCWGHTAYADSIASADSAVVRKLKAAGVIFLGKTNVPPDLADWQSNNPVYGRTNNPHDHERSPGGSSGGSAAAVASGMVPCEFGTDIGGSVRVPAHFCGVWGHKSSWGLISKEGHDHPLVAGLGAHDGALSIAGPLARNAADLAALVTITSERPLHTERKSVKKMRLLALTGHPACPTDESVRVPLEEAFAALEAEGAQVDRTSDLLPDLAHQQADYMRMLNVAMARGAPGPSGKRASATDWFDLLDEQYRNEAAWAQLFETYDYVLAPPAPVLAVPHSEGRIFDGEIEVDGQPVRGAAGLCWAGLATFPNLPATILPVGGTGNLPCGMQVMGPRWSDLSTIAAAEAIGQVLHS
- a CDS encoding PepSY domain-containing protein — translated: MGHQRVMRRFAKWHIWLGWLVGVPVLMWTVTGLVMVITPIEEVRGNHLRIESPPSPLPSDTEIAVALPADGERPVRSVSTQMERGETITRITYMDGTSERYRADGTQMSPLSDVEARMIVSKEIRGGDKVVGTKRFDAENVPFDFRRPMPVWQVALEDGTHVYVGTETGNVEAVRTRWWRTFDFMWGLHIMNLQTRELDDQSGFNYAMLVLFAALGVIGSILGCILMFRRRKARPVPLIDK
- a CDS encoding trimeric intracellular cation channel family protein; amino-acid sequence: MNEEILTPVLDWLDLAGVAIFALTGALVAAKEKQTLVTLSFFALITGVGGGTIRDLLIEAPVFWIADPWVAAICLGMALFAWFTPTRWWEGRFLSIVDGLGLAAYAVLGTAKALEYGVPPVPAFLMGVITGCAGGIIRDVIAGRPSILMRPELYVTAAALSAALTVAGGMAGFERWYVWIAATVAGFGLRLAAIRWNLALPAYDERGASKD
- the rplQ gene encoding 50S ribosomal protein L17, whose amino-acid sequence is MRHKISGRKLQRKTGHRNAMFRNMAASLIKHEQIMTTAPKAKEMRPYIEKLITLAKRGGLSNRRLAQSRLQDETQLKKLFDVLAERYADREGGYTRIIKAGYRGSDAAQMAVIELVDRDVDAKGQDSGPVMNDEELEEA
- the lpdA gene encoding dihydrolipoyl dehydrogenase, with amino-acid sequence MAEYDYDVLVIGAGPGGYVAAIRAAQLGLKTACAESRETLGGTCLNVGCIPSKAMLHASEFFDAAANGTMADMGIEVAPKLNLDKMHAQRIDAVDGLTKGIEFLFKKNKVDWKKGHATFQDAHTVKVGDETVTAKNVIIATGSSVTPLPGVEVDNDKQVVVDSTGALELKAVPKKMVVIGGGVIGLELGSVWRRLGAEVVVVEYLDKLLPGMDDDVRKEAAKIFKKQGMELRLSTKVTGCTVKGKKATLTLEPAAGGEATTLDADCVLVSIGRRPNTQGLGLENIGLEVNQRGQIETDHDFRTKVDGVWAIGDVVPGPMLAHKAEDEGIACAENVAGLTGIVNHDIIPGVVYTWPEFAGVGLTQDEAIEKMGGDKAKVKIGKFPMMANSRAKTNHEPDGFVKIIAEAESDRVLGVWAIASVAGTMIAQAAQAMEFGATSEDIAYTCHAHPTHSEAIKEAAMAVQGKPIHI